A section of the Pseudomonas lini genome encodes:
- the astA gene encoding arginine N-succinyltransferase: protein MIVRPVQVTDLPALLDLVQRAAPGVTTLPASEERLAHRVRWSQRTFAEQVERADADYLFVLEDDDQQVVGVSALVGAVGLREPWYNYRVGLTVTSSPDLGIQRQIPTLFLNNEMTGQSEICSLFLRHDQRHGSNGRLLSLGRLLFVAEFPHLFGDKLIAELRGSADEQGCSPFWDSLGRHFFKMDFSHADHLSGLGSKAFIAELMPRQPLYTCLLTEQAQAVIGKPHPNTEPALKILTTEGFAHKGYIDIFDAGPVIEAPVSRIRTVRDSQRLELTIGTPDDQAPVWLIHNRRLENCRITTAQARLVGNSLIVDRLTAKRLQLQPGNSVRAVPLRNQQQQAVAA, encoded by the coding sequence ATGATTGTCCGCCCGGTTCAAGTCACCGACCTGCCCGCCTTGCTGGATCTTGTGCAACGGGCCGCCCCCGGGGTCACCACCCTGCCGGCCAGTGAGGAACGCCTGGCCCACCGAGTGCGCTGGTCTCAGCGCACCTTTGCCGAACAGGTCGAGCGTGCGGACGCCGATTACCTGTTCGTGCTCGAAGACGACGATCAACAAGTGGTCGGCGTCAGCGCCCTGGTGGGGGCTGTAGGCCTGCGGGAGCCCTGGTACAACTACCGGGTCGGACTCACCGTCACCTCGTCACCGGACCTGGGTATTCAGCGCCAGATCCCCACGTTGTTCCTGAACAACGAAATGACCGGCCAATCGGAAATCTGTTCGCTGTTTCTGCGACACGATCAACGTCATGGCAGTAATGGACGATTGCTGTCGCTGGGGCGCCTGCTGTTCGTTGCCGAATTCCCCCATCTGTTCGGCGACAAGCTCATTGCCGAACTGCGCGGCAGCGCCGACGAACAAGGCTGCTCACCGTTCTGGGACAGCCTGGGCCGGCATTTTTTCAAGATGGATTTCAGCCATGCCGATCATTTGTCGGGGCTGGGCAGCAAAGCCTTTATCGCCGAACTGATGCCGCGCCAACCGCTCTATACCTGCCTGCTCACCGAACAGGCCCAAGCCGTGATCGGCAAGCCGCACCCGAACACGGAGCCTGCGCTGAAGATCCTCACCACCGAGGGGTTTGCCCATAAGGGTTACATCGACATCTTCGACGCAGGCCCGGTGATCGAAGCCCCGGTATCGAGAATCCGCACGGTGCGTGACAGCCAACGCCTGGAGCTGACCATCGGCACGCCCGACGACCAAGCGCCGGTATGGCTGATCCATAACCGCCGCCTGGAAAACTGCCGCATCACCACCGCCCAGGCGCGGCTGGTCGGCAACAGCCTGATCGTCGACCGGCTCACCGCCAAACGCCTGCAGTTGCAACCCGGTAACTCGGTCCGCGCCGTGCCGCTGCGCAACCAACAGCAGCAGGCGGTGGCGGCGTGA
- a CDS encoding oxaloacetate decarboxylase gives MSRLSHQDLRRNFRQLFASHACYHTASVFDPMSARIAADLGFEVGILGGSVASLQVLGAPDFALITLSEFAEQATRIGRVAQLPVIADADHGYGNALNVMRTIVELERAGVAALTIEDTLLPAQFGRKSTDLITVAEGVGKIRAALEARVDSEMAIIARTNAGILPVQEIISRTQHYQQAGADGICMVGVRDFDHLEQIAEHLSVPLMLVTYGNPLLRDDNRLAELGVRVTIDGHGAYFAAIKATYDSLREQRQIFTQASDLSATELTHTYTQPEDYILWAEEFMSVKE, from the coding sequence ATGTCCAGGCTGTCACATCAAGATTTGCGCCGTAATTTCCGCCAACTGTTCGCTTCCCACGCCTGCTATCACACCGCGTCGGTCTTCGATCCCATGTCGGCACGCATTGCCGCTGACCTGGGTTTTGAAGTGGGGATCCTCGGTGGTTCGGTCGCGTCGTTGCAGGTGTTGGGCGCCCCCGACTTTGCTTTGATCACCCTGAGCGAGTTCGCCGAGCAGGCGACCCGCATCGGCCGCGTGGCCCAATTGCCAGTGATCGCCGACGCCGACCACGGCTATGGCAATGCGCTCAACGTCATGCGCACCATCGTCGAGCTCGAACGCGCCGGCGTGGCCGCCCTGACCATTGAAGACACCCTGTTACCGGCGCAATTCGGCCGCAAATCCACCGACCTGATCACGGTCGCCGAAGGCGTTGGCAAGATTCGCGCGGCACTGGAAGCGCGGGTCGACTCGGAAATGGCGATCATCGCCCGCACCAACGCGGGGATCCTGCCGGTTCAGGAAATCATCAGCCGCACCCAGCATTACCAACAGGCCGGCGCCGACGGGATTTGCATGGTGGGCGTGCGGGACTTCGACCACCTCGAGCAAATCGCCGAGCACTTGAGTGTGCCGCTGATGCTGGTTACCTACGGCAACCCGCTGCTGCGCGACGACAATCGCCTGGCCGAACTGGGCGTGCGCGTCACCATCGACGGCCATGGCGCCTATTTCGCGGCGATCAAGGCCACTTACGACAGCCTGCGGGAACAGCGGCAGATCTTCACTCAGGCGTCGGATCTGAGCGCCACCGAACTGACTCACACCTATACGCAGCCTGAGGATTACATTCTTTGGGCGGAAGAGTTCATGAGCGTCAAGGAATGA
- a CDS encoding transposase gives MKLATFVERMDTYDLHQDKSHIIADLRELATNRTLLSEHLHNTLQRDGYSIKNSLYNAYAFVLHYSDAYTVRLGFWAPVSSRDESETFIYNLNHTHDFEIYAVGYSGDGYTTIQRKILDQTPLSAGIRPPLGDETTLKLAQDEVMHMQPYYEVHRQLPPRDMSSSLSLIIHAPPTTSAQAWCFDEDYLPTYPGIATQETAFYEHTLSLLGAQ, from the coding sequence ATGAAATTGGCCACCTTTGTTGAACGCATGGACACGTACGACCTCCATCAAGACAAATCACACATCATCGCTGACCTGCGCGAACTCGCCACCAACAGAACATTGCTGAGCGAACACCTTCACAACACCCTTCAACGTGACGGGTACAGCATCAAAAACAGTTTGTATAACGCCTATGCCTTTGTGCTGCATTACTCGGATGCCTATACCGTCCGTCTCGGTTTCTGGGCTCCGGTGTCTAGCCGGGACGAAAGCGAAACGTTTATCTACAACTTGAACCACACCCACGATTTCGAGATTTACGCGGTGGGTTACAGCGGCGATGGCTACACCACCATCCAGCGCAAAATCCTCGATCAGACGCCATTAAGCGCCGGCATTCGTCCTCCCCTGGGCGACGAAACAACACTCAAACTCGCCCAAGACGAAGTGATGCACATGCAACCTTATTACGAAGTGCATCGACAGCTACCACCCCGGGACATGTCCTCTTCACTAAGCCTGATCATTCATGCGCCGCCAACGACCAGTGCTCAGGCCTGGTGTTTTGATGAGGACTACTTGCCCACGTATCCCGGCATCGCAACGCAGGAGACAGCGTTTTACGAACACACGTTGTCATTGCTGGGGGCCCAGTAG
- a CDS encoding M20/M25/M40 family metallo-hydrolase: MTFKRSRSLLATSLGLTLALGAFTPAAFAEPHKQVLADAEQYKGEALKLLERLVNIDSGSGYEPGLTQVSDIAIEELKKLGATIELVPNSPDKSNHVLATLKGTGTAKILLMAHMDTVFKEGSAAARPFQIKDGRAYGPGVMDDKGGIVAGIYALKVLKNLDFKDYAQITFLLDASEETGSDVATDLIKKTAKAHDVTLNLEPGRPADGLVVWRKGSATAMVEVKGKASHAGVAPELGRNAAMEAAHQILQLGKLGDAEKKTTINFTVLNAGDRTNVIPDQATAKADVRAAVPEEFDRIEKDLARVSKDKLIPETEVTTTLKRGLPPMPQTAESDRLMAMAQGIYGEIGRKLTEEGSGGAADASLSAGVGTPTLDGFGIVGGNIHTPEEYAEVESVAPRIYLLSRMIMELAKAR; this comes from the coding sequence ATGACGTTCAAACGCTCTCGCTCCCTCCTGGCCACCAGCCTCGGCCTGACCCTCGCCCTCGGCGCCTTCACCCCCGCAGCCTTCGCCGAACCCCATAAACAAGTCCTCGCCGATGCCGAACAGTACAAGGGTGAAGCCCTGAAACTGCTGGAACGGTTGGTGAACATCGACTCCGGCTCCGGTTATGAACCGGGCCTGACCCAGGTGAGTGACATCGCCATCGAAGAGTTGAAGAAACTCGGTGCCACCATCGAGCTCGTGCCCAACTCCCCGGACAAAAGCAACCATGTACTGGCCACGCTCAAAGGCACCGGCACGGCGAAAATCCTGCTGATGGCGCACATGGACACCGTGTTCAAGGAAGGTTCGGCCGCCGCGCGCCCGTTCCAGATCAAGGACGGCCGGGCTTACGGGCCGGGCGTGATGGACGATAAGGGCGGCATCGTCGCCGGGATCTACGCGCTGAAAGTCCTGAAAAACCTCGATTTCAAGGACTACGCGCAGATCACCTTTTTGCTCGACGCCAGCGAAGAAACCGGCTCGGACGTCGCCACCGACCTGATCAAGAAAACCGCCAAGGCCCACGACGTGACCCTCAACCTCGAACCGGGTCGCCCGGCGGATGGTTTGGTGGTGTGGCGCAAAGGCAGCGCCACCGCCATGGTCGAGGTCAAAGGCAAGGCATCTCACGCCGGCGTCGCGCCGGAGCTGGGGCGTAATGCGGCCATGGAAGCCGCGCACCAGATTCTTCAACTCGGCAAACTGGGCGATGCAGAAAAGAAAACCACCATCAACTTCACCGTGCTTAACGCTGGCGACCGCACCAACGTGATTCCGGATCAGGCCACCGCCAAGGCTGACGTGCGGGCAGCGGTGCCGGAAGAGTTCGACCGGATCGAAAAGGATCTGGCACGGGTTTCCAAGGACAAACTGATTCCCGAGACTGAAGTCACTACCACCCTTAAACGCGGCTTACCGCCGATGCCGCAAACGGCGGAGTCAGATCGCTTGATGGCCATGGCTCAAGGGATTTATGGCGAAATTGGCCGCAAGTTGACGGAGGAAGGCAGCGGCGGGGCGGCGGATGCCAGCCTCTCGGCCGGGGTGGGTACACCGACGCTGGACGGGTTTGGGATTGTCGGCGGGAATATCCATACGCCGGAGGAATATGCCGAAGTCGAGAGCGTAGCGCCGAGGATTTATCTGTTGTCGCGGATGATTATGGAGTTGGCTAAGGCCCGTTGA
- a CDS encoding diguanylate cyclase, with the protein MEKKGGKGLSLARRLYGSRILGLALGLLCVGAGMYPLNPAPWVWGVMLINGLLWPHVAYQWARRAKIPYHAEHRNILVDAFLGGFWVAAMQFNPLPSAATLSMMAMHNVAIGGLRFLLVGAVAQMLGIGIGLLVFMPTFVPQTSPFQLYACLPLLSIYPMSLGWICFRQAHTLGRHKRELLALSRTDSLTGLLNHGAWKDQLEIEFQRCQRQQQGGAIALIDIDHFKIINDTYGHVAGDIVLRRLSKMLKQNLRAADVAGRYGGDEFCVLLPDLPLDRAAVAMDALRDRFATLGYEQNPALKVSLSIGLAAFNPAHDDATLWLNDADQALYEAKTTGRNRVICHGDGKPRKELLDSV; encoded by the coding sequence ATGGAAAAAAAGGGAGGAAAGGGACTTTCACTGGCCAGGAGGCTTTATGGGTCGCGAATCCTGGGGCTGGCCCTTGGATTATTGTGCGTCGGCGCAGGAATGTATCCACTCAACCCGGCGCCTTGGGTCTGGGGGGTGATGCTGATCAATGGGCTGCTCTGGCCGCATGTGGCCTATCAATGGGCGCGCCGGGCGAAAATTCCTTACCACGCCGAACACCGCAACATTTTGGTGGACGCGTTTCTCGGCGGTTTCTGGGTGGCCGCCATGCAGTTCAATCCGCTGCCCAGCGCGGCAACGCTGTCGATGATGGCGATGCACAACGTGGCTATCGGTGGTTTGCGTTTTCTGTTGGTGGGCGCTGTTGCGCAGATGCTCGGGATCGGCATCGGGCTGCTGGTGTTCATGCCGACTTTTGTCCCGCAAACCAGCCCGTTTCAGCTGTACGCCTGCTTGCCTTTGCTGTCGATTTATCCGATGTCCCTGGGCTGGATCTGCTTCCGTCAGGCCCACACCCTCGGCCGACACAAGCGCGAACTATTGGCCCTGAGTCGCACCGACAGCCTGACCGGATTGCTGAATCACGGTGCCTGGAAAGATCAGCTGGAAATCGAGTTTCAGCGTTGCCAACGCCAGCAGCAGGGCGGGGCGATTGCGCTGATCGACATCGACCACTTCAAAATTATCAATGACACCTACGGCCATGTCGCCGGAGATATCGTCCTGCGTCGCTTGAGCAAAATGCTCAAGCAGAACCTGCGGGCGGCGGATGTCGCCGGGCGTTATGGCGGCGATGAATTCTGCGTGCTGCTGCCGGACCTGCCGCTGGACCGCGCCGCCGTGGCGATGGATGCGCTGCGTGATCGTTTCGCCACGCTGGGTTACGAGCAGAACCCGGCGCTGAAAGTCAGTTTGAGCATCGGCCTGGCGGCCTTCAACCCGGCCCACGACGACGCGACCCTGTGGCTCAATGACGCTGACCAGGCGCTCTACGAAGCCAAGACCACCGGCCGCAACCGCGTCATTTGCCACGGCGACGGTAAACCGCGTAAAGAGTTGCTCGATTCGGTGTAA
- a CDS encoding alpha/beta fold hydrolase translates to MLLLVVTIAVFVAWSWLSYPTIGYWLYDLNMALEARLYRLHKIVVPITEMTVSTWQGGPYEASSSVLMLHGYSADKNIWLRFARHFVDDYRVIIPDLAGHGETGFKAGGGYDIPVQAKRLIQLLDICGVEKVHVIGNSMGGYIAAWLAANYPERIISLALLDPAGVTAPEPSDMERHLARGHNPFLIHSREEFQYFYAMTMVSPPWVPGIVLDAVAQRYEQQRDELEEIFRDFHASPPMEPKLPDIKCPALLLWGRKDRLIDVSSVPVWSKGIADLRVEIWDGVGHMPMVEQPANTARLYREFLGKKN, encoded by the coding sequence ATGCTTTTGTTGGTTGTCACTATCGCCGTCTTCGTGGCCTGGAGCTGGTTGAGCTACCCGACCATCGGTTACTGGCTCTATGACTTGAACATGGCGCTGGAGGCCCGGCTGTACCGGTTACACAAGATCGTCGTGCCGATCACTGAAATGACCGTCTCGACCTGGCAAGGCGGGCCTTACGAAGCCTCCAGCAGTGTGCTGATGCTGCACGGCTACAGCGCCGACAAGAACATCTGGCTGCGTTTCGCCCGGCATTTTGTCGACGACTACCGGGTGATTATTCCTGACCTCGCCGGGCATGGCGAAACCGGCTTCAAGGCCGGCGGTGGCTATGACATTCCGGTCCAGGCTAAACGGTTGATCCAGTTGCTCGATATCTGTGGGGTCGAAAAGGTACATGTGATCGGCAACTCCATGGGCGGTTACATCGCGGCGTGGCTGGCGGCCAACTACCCCGAGCGCATCATCTCCCTGGCGCTGCTCGACCCGGCCGGCGTCACCGCCCCGGAGCCCAGCGACATGGAGCGACACCTGGCCCGCGGGCACAACCCGTTTTTGATTCATTCCCGGGAAGAGTTCCAGTATTTCTACGCCATGACCATGGTCTCACCGCCATGGGTGCCGGGGATCGTGCTGGACGCCGTCGCTCAACGCTATGAACAGCAGCGCGACGAGCTGGAAGAAATTTTCAGGGACTTTCACGCCAGCCCGCCGATGGAGCCGAAACTGCCCGACATCAAATGCCCGGCGCTGCTCCTGTGGGGGCGCAAGGACCGTTTGATCGACGTCAGCAGTGTGCCGGTCTGGAGCAAGGGCATTGCTGATCTGCGGGTGGAAATCTGGGACGGTGTCGGTCATATGCCGATGGTTGAACAACCGGCCAATACGGCGCGGTTATATCGAGAGTTTTTGGGAAAGAAAAACTGA
- the glcD gene encoding glycolate oxidase subunit GlcD, whose protein sequence is MNILYDERIDGVLPNVDKAALLKALQQEVPDLDILWREEELKPYECDGLSAYRTTPMLVALPRQLEQVQALLRLCHARNVPVVARGAGTGLSGGALPLDKGVLLVMVRFNNILHIDPAARTARVQPGVRNLAISQAAAPFGLYYAPDPSSQIACSIGGNVAENAGGVHCLKYGLTVHNLLKLDVLTLEGEHLTLGADSLDAPGFDLLALFTGSEGLLGIITEVTVKLLPKPQVAKVLLASFDSVEKAGRAVAEIIAAGIIPGGLEMMDNLAIRAAEDFIHAGYPVDAEAILLCELDGVEADVHDDCERVREVLQQAGASEVRQARDEAERVRFWAGRKNAFPAIGRLSPDYYCMDGTIPRRELPGVLKGIASLAQEYGLRVANVFHAGDGNMHPLILFDANQPGELERAEALGGKILELCVKVGGSITGEHGVGREKINQMCAQFNSDELTLFHAVKAAFDPKGLLNPGKNIPTLHRCAEFGAMHIHAGQLPFPDLERF, encoded by the coding sequence ATGAACATTCTTTACGACGAACGCATCGACGGTGTTCTGCCCAATGTCGACAAGGCTGCATTACTAAAAGCCTTGCAGCAGGAGGTGCCGGACCTGGACATCCTCTGGCGCGAAGAAGAACTCAAACCCTACGAATGCGACGGTCTCTCGGCCTATCGCACCACGCCGATGCTGGTCGCCCTGCCCCGGCAGCTGGAACAGGTGCAGGCGCTGCTCAGGCTCTGTCATGCCCGGAATGTACCGGTGGTGGCGCGCGGAGCCGGCACCGGGTTGTCCGGCGGTGCACTGCCGTTGGACAAAGGCGTGTTGCTGGTGATGGTGCGGTTCAACAACATCCTGCACATCGACCCCGCCGCCCGCACCGCACGGGTTCAGCCGGGGGTACGTAACCTGGCGATTTCCCAGGCAGCGGCGCCCTTCGGCCTGTATTACGCGCCGGACCCGTCCTCGCAAATCGCCTGCTCCATCGGTGGCAACGTCGCGGAAAACGCTGGTGGCGTGCATTGCCTCAAATATGGCCTGACCGTGCACAACCTGCTGAAACTCGACGTATTGACCCTTGAAGGCGAACACCTGACCCTCGGCGCCGATTCGCTGGACGCGCCGGGCTTCGACTTGCTGGCGCTGTTCACCGGCTCCGAAGGCTTGCTGGGGATCATCACCGAAGTCACGGTCAAACTGCTACCCAAACCCCAAGTCGCCAAAGTCCTGCTGGCGAGTTTCGATTCCGTCGAAAAGGCCGGCCGCGCAGTAGCCGAGATCATCGCCGCCGGGATCATTCCCGGAGGCCTGGAGATGATGGACAATCTGGCGATCCGTGCCGCCGAAGACTTCATCCACGCCGGTTACCCGGTGGACGCCGAGGCTATCCTGCTGTGCGAACTGGACGGTGTCGAAGCTGATGTCCACGACGATTGCGAACGAGTCCGCGAGGTGCTGCAACAGGCCGGCGCCAGTGAGGTACGCCAGGCCCGGGACGAAGCCGAACGCGTGCGGTTCTGGGCCGGGCGCAAAAACGCCTTTCCGGCGATCGGCCGCCTCTCGCCGGATTACTACTGCATGGACGGCACCATCCCCCGCCGCGAATTGCCCGGTGTGCTCAAGGGCATCGCCAGTCTGGCGCAAGAATATGGCTTGCGCGTGGCCAACGTTTTCCATGCCGGTGACGGCAATATGCACCCGTTGATCCTGTTCGACGCCAACCAGCCCGGCGAACTGGAACGGGCCGAAGCCCTCGGCGGCAAGATCCTCGAACTGTGCGTGAAAGTCGGCGGCAGCATCACCGGCGAACATGGCGTCGGCCGGGAGAAAATCAATCAGATGTGTGCGCAGTTCAACAGTGACGAACTGACGCTGTTTCACGCCGTCAAAGCCGCGTTCGACCCAAAAGGCCTGCTCAACCCCGGCAAGAACATCCCGACTCTGCACCGCTGCGCGGAATTCGGCGCGATGCACATCCACGCCGGGCAACTGCCGTTTCCTGACCTGGAGCGTTTCTGA